A window from Lytechinus pictus isolate F3 Inbred unplaced genomic scaffold, Lp3.0 scaffold_30, whole genome shotgun sequence encodes these proteins:
- the LOC135158094 gene encoding uncharacterized protein LOC135158094, translating into MSLTLGAGLAALTGNTDTAAGMIELAGKYGEKLAATSISAAYQTLGAAAQEYTAGVPNPVSGAFHGFADGIDKVVDEDAKTSIDHVSWEEFLKESTIGAAKGAASSGGIIPYTGKLTENAMREDLFDETLSADQQEFDHMEELTSAEFLPVNYKHHICSVKEGVDGVNITLRLAVSTEEGAKKWLESMQKSSLATFRVERTHPSSGEKVLYKTEFRCQHNTKPRTATANQRRGSKNTSCPAGLSIIVKVSTFERSDGRVRKSRSSDPHLPDHPMVVKFKSTHNHLLRSADALKHRDVSEDVKEKFLDLFSKGYTPSKALALHKYDLQLQHNDNYVFVSADRAITPDLHYTYRLYYQTFKKEYGEAKGEFVLKELERRIKDGSLGDGVKLSKSSAEENGSDPKLNELHKAFLALQQSYIGDKEFLGGPVQKFTKKLLELNSGTNTALASALHCFGRYSGVAGALGKKRKSLVSMKKIGVQPMALARRKMVAGGRHRIGAGRPSKDCFTRRKETVPFSSQHMPTCRRKAQHNIREC; encoded by the exons ATGTCACTTACTCTTGGTGCTGGACTCGCCGCCTTGACCGGTAATACAGATACTGCTGCTGGAATGATCGAACTGGCCGGTAAATATGGGGAGAAACTTGCTGCTACATCGATATCTGCTGCATATCAAACATTAGGCGCAGCTGCCCAAGAATATACCGCAGGTGTTCCAAATCCTGTTTCCGGAGCATTCCATGGGTTTGCAGATGGCATTGATAAAGTTGTTGATGAGGATGCAAAGACTAGTATCGACCACGTCAGTTGGGAAGAGTTTTTGAAAGAATCCACTATTGGAGCAGCCAAAGGTGCTGCCAGCAGCGGTGGAATAATTCCGTATACCGGAAAACTGACAGAAAACGCTATGAGAGAAGATTTGTTCGACGAAACATTGAGTGCCGATCAACAGGAGTTTGATCATATGGAAGAGTTGACAAGTGCG GAATTCTTGCCGGTCAACTACAAACATCATATTTGTAGTGTAAAGGAAGGAGTGGATGGAGTAAACATCACATTGAGGTTGGCTGTTTCGACCGAAGAAGGTGCTAAAAAATGGCTGGAATCCATGCAGAAGTCGTCTTTGGCAACTTTTCGAGTGGAAAGAACTCATCCTTCTTCTGGTGAAAAGGTGTTGTATAAG ACTGAATTTCGCTGCCAACATAATACCAAACCAAGAACAGCAACAGCTAATCAACGCAGGGGGTCAAAGAACACATCTTGCCCAGCAGGCCTGAGTATTATTGTGAAAGTCAGCACCTTTGAAAGGTCGGATGGGAGAGTAAGGAAGAGCAG GTCATCTGATCCTCATTTGCCTGATCATCCGATGGTTGTGAAATTCAAGTCCACACATAACCACTTACTGAGGTCTGCAGATGCTTTGAAGCATAGGGATGTGAGTGAAGACGTCAAGGAAAAGTTCCTGGATTTGTTTAGTAAGGGCTACACTCCTTCAAAGGCACTGGCACTGCACAAATACGATCTTCAACTCCAGCACAATGACAACTACGTTTTCGTCAGTGCTGATAGAGCCATCACACCTGATTTGCATTATACTTACAG GTTATACTACCAGACATTCAAAAAGGAGTATGGTGAAGCCAAGGGAGAATTCGTCCTGAAAGAGTTGGAAAGGAGAATCAAGGATGGTTCGCTCGGGGATGGTGTAAAATT ATCAAAATCAAGTGCTGAGGAGAATGGAAGTGACCCAAAACTCAATGAGCTACACAAGGCATTTCTTGCTTTACAGCAAAGCTACATAGGAGACAAAGAATTCCTTGGAGGACCAGTACAGAAATTCACCAAGAAACTTCTGGAACTAAATTCTGGAACGAATACTGCGCTAGCTTCCGCGCTTCACTGCTTTGGCCGTTACTCTGGGGTGGCAGGTGCTCTgggcaagaaaagaaaatctctTGTCAGTATGAAGAAGATAGGTGTCCAGCCAATGGCATTGGCAAGGAGAAAGATGGTTGCCGGTGGCAGGCACCGCATTGGCGCTGGAAGACCATCTAAGGATTGTTTCACTAGGCGGAAAGAAACTGTGCCATTTAGTTCCCAGCATATGCCTACATGTAGACGTAAAGCTCAACACAACATAAGGGAATGT
- the LOC135158098 gene encoding uncharacterized protein LOC135158098, with protein LVGPEGSQAAIAIVTPLMRRVHKLIKHSAELVFIDATGNMDRQGCRVFLLLTHSSCGGLPLGVLITTSESTETVTEALNLYNSLLDDSAYFGRGKSGPELFMTDDSTSERQSLHAVYPNANLLLCVFHILQAYWRFLWEAKNAVRKEDRPHLFSLLRNMLYCDTVEALEAKHEDIMNDETLEKYANVHKHLEDIYARKMTWAVCYRADLNIRNNNTNNFAESAMRIMKDQILERTKAYNVIQLVDFIVTRLETYYERRLIDVCNNRLDRVLQSRFLPSIATGSEIDPNKIVRFEDSQSVFFVPSETDDTTTYMVDTALGVCDCRKGMTGKT; from the coding sequence CTTGTTGGGCCAGAAGGATCACAAGCTGCCATTGCCATAGTTACACCACTAATGAGACGCGTCCATAAACTAATTAAACATTCAGCCGAATTAGTATTTATTGATGCCACTGGGAACATGGACCGCCAAGGATGTAGAGTTTTTTTGCTCTTGACCCACAGTTCTTGCGGAGGACTACCACTTGGAGTACTAATTACAACTAGTGAAAGCACAGAAACAGTGACAGAGGCACTGAATTTGTACAATTCACTATTGGATGACAGTGCATATTTTGGGCGTGGGAAGTCTGGGCCTGAGCTCTTCATGACAGATGACAGTACGTCGGAACGGCAATCACTTCATGCTGTCTACCCTAATGCCAATCTACTCCTTTGTGTCTTTCACATACTTCAAGCATATTGGCGTTTCTTGTGGGAAGCTAAGAATGCAGTTAGGAAGGAAGACAGGCCACATCTGTTTTCTTTGTTGAGGAACATGCTGTACTGTGACACTGTTGAAGCATTGGAGGCAAAGCACGAGGACATCATGAATGATGAAACCTTGGAGAAATATGCAAATGTACATAAGCATTTGGAGGACATCTATGCCAGAAAGATGACTTGGGCTGTGTGTTACCGAGCTGACCTGAACATTCGTAACAATAACACAAATAACTTCGCAGAATCTGCCATGCGCATAATGAAGGATCAGATCCTTGAGAGGACCAAGGCCTATAATGTGATCCAGCTAGTGGACTTCATTGTCACAAGGCTGGAGACGTATTATGAAAGACGGCTTATCGATGTCTGTAACAACAGATTGGACAGGGTGCTCCAGTCTCGGTTTCTGCCAAGTATTGCCACTGGATCTGAGATTGATCCCAACAAAATCGTGAGGTTTGAGGACAGTCAGAGTGTGTTCTTCGTTCCTAGTGAGACGGATGATACAACAACATACATGGTGGATACTGCTCTCGGTGTGTGTGATTGCAGGAAAGGAATGACAGGTAAgacttaa